One genomic segment of Balaenoptera musculus isolate JJ_BM4_2016_0621 chromosome 11, mBalMus1.pri.v3, whole genome shotgun sequence includes these proteins:
- the LOC118904495 gene encoding olfactory receptor 2B2-like — protein MWINNQSSLDDFILLGFSDRPWLETPLFVIFLVAYIFALFGNISIILVSRLDPQLDSPMYFFVSNLSLLDLCYTTSTVPQMLVNLQGPEKTISYGGCVAQLYIFLALGSTECILLAIMAFDCYAAICKPLHYPIIMNQRRCIHMATGTWISGFANSLVQSTLTVLTPRCGQRVMDHFFCEVPALLKLACTDTHVNEAELNVLGVLLLLVPLTLILGTYVFIAQAVMRIRSAESRWKAFNTCASHLLVVSLFYFTAISMYVQPPSSYSRDRGKIMALFYGIVTPTLNPFIYTLRNKDVKAALRRALTKEF, from the coding sequence ATGTGGATCAATAATCAGAGCTCACTAGATGATTTTATCTTATTGGGATTCTCTGATCGCCCCTGGTTGGAGACACCACTCTTTGTAATCTTTCTGGTGGCTTACATTTTTGCCCTGTTTGGAAATATCTCCATTATCCTAGTTTCCCGCCTGGATCCCCAGCTTGACAGTCCCATGTACTTTTTTGTCTCTAATCTATCCCTTCTGGACCTCTGCTATACTACCAGCACTGTCCCACAGATGCTAGTCAACCTTCAGGGACCAGAAAAGACCATTAGCTACGGTGGTTGTGTTGCCCAACTCTATATTTTCTTGGCCTTGGGTTCTACTGAATGCATACTTCTAGCCATCATGGCCTTCGATTGTTATGCTGCTATTTGCAAGCCCCTTCACTACCCAATCATCATGAACCAGAGACGCTGTATCCACATGGCCACTGGGACCTGGATTAGTGGCTTTGCTAACTCCCTTGTGCAGTCCACTCTCACAGTGTTGACCCCAAGATGTGGACAGAGGGTGATGGACCATTTCTTCTGTGAAGTTCCTGCTCTTTTGAAACTAGCTTGTACTGATACTCATGTGAATGAGGCTGAGCTCAATGTGCTTGGGGTTTTGCTACTTCTGGTGCCCCTTACCCTCATCCTGGGCACTTATGTGTTCATTGCTCAGGCAGTAATGAGGATCCGCTCTGCTGAAAGTCGCTGGAAGGCCTTTAATACCTGTGCTTCACATTTGCTGGTGGTCTCCCTCTTCTACTTTACAGCCATCAGTATGTATGTCCAGCCTCCCTCTAGTTATTCTCGTGACAGAGGGAAGATCATGGCTCTGTTCTATGGGATTGTCACACCTACACTCAATCCATTTATCTATACACTGAGGAACAAGGATGTGAAAGCTGCCCTGAGAAGGGCACTGACTAAGGAATTTTGA
- the LOC118903541 gene encoding olfactory receptor 2G3-like gives MGMNSSSAEDDFILVGFSGQPNLEKILFVVVLVSYLLTLVGNTIIILISSIDPNLKTPMYFLLTHLSLVDICLTTSIVPQLLWNLRGPAKTITALRCAVQLYISLALGSTECVLLAVMAFHGYAAVCKPLHYAAVMNPRLCQALAGVAWLSGVGNTLIQSTVTLWLPHCGHRWLHHFFCVVPSMIKLACVSVQASEVQLFIASLALLLLPLALILVSYRHIVNAVIRIKSVQAWCKALGTCGSHLMVVSLFYGTITAVYIQPNSSYACTYGKYISLFYTVVTPTLNPLIYTLRNRDVKGALGRLFHGDRDLGS, from the coding sequence ATGGGCATGAACAGTAGTAGTGCGGAAGACGACTTCATCCTGGTGGGCTTCTCTGGTCAGCCCAACCTGGAAAAGATACTCTTTGTGGTTGTGTTGGTATCATATCTCCTGACTCTGGTGGGAAATACAATCATTATTCTGATCTCCTCCATAGATCCTAACCTCAAAACACCCATGTACTTTTTGCTCACTCACCTCTCTCTAGTTGATATCTGCCTTACTACCAGTATTGTTCCCCAGCTGCTGTGGAACCTAAGAGGACCAGCCAAGACCATAACAGCCCTGCGCTGTGCTGTCCAGCTCTACATCTCCCTGGCTTTGGGCTCCACTGAGTGTGTTCTCCTGGCTGTAATGGCTTTCCATGGCTATGCTGCAGTGTGCAAACCTCTCCACTATGCAGCTGTGATGAACCCACGGCTGTGCCAGGCTCTGGCAGGGGTTGCGTGGCTGAGTGGAGTAGGAAACACTCTTATCCAGAGCACTGTCACCCTCTGGCTGCCTCACTGTGGACACCGGTGGCTCCATCATTTCTTCTGTGTGGTACCCTCAATGATTAAGCTTGCATGTGTGAGCGTCCAGGCCAGTGAGGTCCAGCTATTCATTGCTTCATTGGCCTTGCTCCTCTTGCCCTTAGCACTGATATTGGTGTCCTATAGACATATAGTCAATGCAGTTATTAGGATCAAGTCAGTCCAGGCCTGGTGCAAAGCCCTGGGGACATGTGGATCCCACTTGATGGTAGTGTCCCTCTTCTATGGAACCATCACAGCTGTCTACATTCAGCCCAATAGCTCTTATGCCTGTACGTATGGGAAATACATCTCCCTCTTCTACACAGTAGTGACCCCAACCCTCAATCCTCTCATCTACACGTTGAGGAACAGAGATGTGAAAGGAGCACTGGGAAGACTATTTCACGGAGACAGAGACCTAGGCTCATAA